A section of the Anabaena cylindrica PCC 7122 genome encodes:
- the recG gene encoding ATP-dependent DNA helicase RecG, with the protein MTNDIPDWIRLHKALAVEAEHGFTDLVGKQYRFSEFLSLTFGKFPQALPPKERSRWHQMAMQFAEYPTWGVQVRQHLVAEVRRYLYQLQQELEEGEQEKTYPNKTLNPTTPIVAEVSRGLAPKIDQKLSELPEIGLRKAENLARLDLYTVRELLFYYPRDHIDYARQVNIQELQGGETVTIIATVKRCNCFTSPKNKKLSILELILKDNTGQIKVGRFYAGARFSSRAWQETLKRRYAVGSVLAACGLVKAGKYGVTLDNPELEVLANPGDAIDSLTIGRVVPIYALTEGVVANTVRQAVITALPATVNLKDPLPSGLRQKYGLMELKDAIANIHFPEDSDTLKIARRRLVFDEFFYLQLGLLQRQKKAKEIQTSAILAPKGQLLENFHKILPFQLTGAQQRVINDILNDLQKSTPMNRLVQGDVGSGKTVVAVVAIVAAIQSGYQAALMAPTEVLAEQHYRKLVSWFNLLHLPVELLTGSTKIAKRREIHSQLETGELPLLVGTHALIQDKVNFQRLGLVVIDEQHRFGVEQRAKLQQKGEQPHVLTMTATPIPRTLALTVHGDLDVSQIDELPPGRQQIKTTMLSGQQRPQAYDLMRREVAQGRQIYVVLPLVEESEKLDLRSAVDEHQKLQESIFPDFQVGLLHGRMTSAEKDEAITKFRDNETQILVSTTVVEVGVDVPNATVMLIEHAERFGLSQLHQLRGRVGRGAAQSYCLLMSSSRSPDAQQRLKVLEQSQDGFFISEMDMRFRGPGEVMGTRQSGVADFTLASLVEDEEVLLLARQAAEKVIDMDVDLERWPLMKDELKYRYARLMGGAILT; encoded by the coding sequence ATGACCAATGACATACCCGATTGGATAAGATTGCATAAAGCCTTGGCAGTAGAGGCCGAACATGGTTTTACGGATTTGGTGGGTAAGCAATACCGCTTCAGTGAATTTCTCAGTTTGACTTTTGGGAAATTTCCCCAAGCTTTACCACCAAAAGAGCGATCGCGCTGGCATCAAATGGCCATGCAATTTGCTGAATATCCAACTTGGGGTGTACAAGTCAGACAGCACTTAGTCGCAGAAGTCAGAAGATACCTCTACCAATTACAGCAAGAACTAGAAGAGGGGGAACAGGAGAAAACATATCCAAACAAAACCCTCAATCCTACAACCCCAATTGTGGCCGAAGTCAGTCGGGGATTAGCACCAAAAATTGACCAAAAACTCAGCGAATTGCCAGAAATTGGACTGAGAAAAGCTGAAAATTTGGCGCGTTTGGATTTATATACTGTGCGTGAATTGCTGTTTTATTATCCCCGTGATCATATTGATTATGCGCGGCAAGTAAATATTCAAGAATTACAGGGGGGTGAAACCGTAACGATAATAGCGACTGTGAAGCGTTGTAATTGTTTTACTAGCCCTAAAAATAAGAAATTATCAATTTTAGAATTGATCCTCAAAGATAATACAGGGCAAATTAAAGTTGGGCGCTTTTATGCTGGGGCGCGTTTTAGTAGTCGTGCTTGGCAGGAAACTTTAAAACGCCGTTATGCTGTGGGTAGTGTGCTGGCAGCTTGTGGGTTGGTAAAAGCTGGTAAATATGGTGTAACGCTGGATAACCCAGAACTAGAAGTTTTAGCAAATCCTGGAGATGCGATTGATTCGCTGACTATTGGCAGGGTTGTTCCTATTTATGCTTTAACTGAGGGAGTGGTAGCGAATACGGTACGTCAAGCGGTAATTACGGCCTTACCTGCGACGGTGAATTTGAAAGACCCCTTACCCAGTGGTTTGCGGCAAAAATATGGTTTGATGGAATTGAAAGATGCGATCGCAAATATTCATTTCCCTGAAGATAGCGATACCTTAAAAATAGCTCGTCGCCGTCTAGTATTTGATGAATTTTTCTACCTCCAATTAGGCTTATTACAACGTCAGAAAAAAGCCAAAGAAATCCAAACCAGCGCCATTCTTGCCCCCAAAGGACAACTATTAGAAAATTTCCACAAAATTCTTCCTTTTCAACTCACCGGCGCACAACAAAGAGTTATCAACGATATTCTCAACGACTTGCAAAAATCGACACCCATGAATCGGTTAGTTCAGGGTGATGTCGGTTCAGGTAAAACAGTGGTTGCAGTTGTGGCTATTGTGGCAGCAATTCAATCAGGTTATCAAGCGGCTTTGATGGCTCCCACTGAAGTATTAGCAGAACAACATTATCGCAAATTAGTTAGTTGGTTTAACTTGCTACATTTGCCAGTTGAATTATTAACAGGTTCGACAAAAATAGCTAAAAGGCGAGAAATTCACTCTCAATTAGAAACAGGTGAATTACCTTTGTTAGTTGGAACTCATGCCTTAATTCAAGATAAAGTTAACTTTCAACGTTTGGGTTTAGTTGTAATTGATGAACAGCATCGTTTTGGTGTAGAACAACGAGCGAAATTACAGCAAAAAGGCGAACAACCCCACGTATTAACCATGACGGCGACTCCCATTCCCCGGACTTTGGCCTTAACAGTACATGGGGATTTAGATGTTAGTCAAATTGATGAGTTACCACCGGGAAGACAACAAATTAAAACCACAATGTTAAGTGGTCAACAACGACCACAAGCTTATGATTTGATGCGTCGAGAAGTTGCCCAAGGTAGACAAATATATGTAGTTTTACCCTTGGTAGAAGAATCAGAAAAATTAGATTTGCGTTCAGCAGTTGATGAACATCAAAAGTTACAAGAAAGCATTTTTCCTGACTTTCAAGTGGGGCTTTTACATGGTCGTATGACTTCAGCAGAAAAAGACGAAGCTATTACCAAATTCCGCGATAATGAAACGCAAATTTTAGTTTCTACCACTGTGGTTGAAGTGGGTGTAGACGTGCCAAATGCCACAGTGATGCTCATTGAACACGCGGAAAGATTTGGTTTATCACAGTTGCATCAATTACGGGGACGTGTTGGACGAGGTGCAGCACAATCTTATTGTTTATTAATGAGTAGTTCCAGAAGTCCTGATGCTCAACAACGGTTGAAGGTGTTGGAACAGTCCCAAGATGGGTTTTTTATCTCGGAAATGGATATGCGTTTTCGGGGGCCTGGAGAAGTAATGGGAACGCGTCAATCAGGTGTAGCAGATTTTACTTTAGCTAGTTTAGTAGAAGATGAGGAAGTTTTGCTGTTAGCGCGACAAGCAGCAGAGAAAGTAATTGATATGGATGTTGATTTAGAGCGTTGGCCGTTAATGAAGGATGAGTTGAAGTATAGGTATGCGCGGTTAATGGGTGGAGCGATTTTAACGTAA